The Planctomycetota bacterium genome segment CATCCTCGATCCCGACGTGATCGCCGCCGCCATCAAGCGCGGTGAGCTAAAAGGGACGGCTCCCGATCTGGCCAAGCTGGCCAACCCGGCGACGGCGGTCGGAACGGCCCTGGGACAGATCACGAACTCACCGGCCGAGCTGCGTGCGTATTTGACCAAGCACGGCGAGCAGTGCTTCGACAGTTTGGACAAGCCGATCAAGATGAAACGCTTGCCAGCGAAGTGATTGTCTTTCGTGCGACGAAGCTAGAACGAGAGAGGCGTTCAGTTCCTATAGGTAGAAGGCCCATCGAGCGCCGCTCTCCAATTCAATTCGGGCCGTTGCCCTTCTTCCAAAGCTCGTCAAGCATTTCGACCGCGGTATCCACAAGCTTTTGAATGCCTTCGAGCGCCACGAAATTCGCGCCGGCTAGCGTCTCGTAGCCCTCGTGCTGGAAGGCCAATTCCGTGGGTTCGTAGCCGACCCAGTCGTTGGTCAGTTCGCTCAGGATGGTGTGTGGGAAAGGCGAGCGTTTCTTCACCAAGATGCCCCATTCGACAAACAGCTCACCCGCGTTCGTCGCGATGGCGAACGGGCCAATCCGCGCAGCGCTCACCGGCACATTCAGCAGGTGCGGCATCGCCGCAGCGGTGCGTTTCGCCCCCTCGAATGATTCCGGTCGCCAGCCCAGTCGACTGATGGCCCCCGGACGCTGCGCCTCGGCATTGCAGCGCGGCACGTCGATATCGCGACGCGCATAGTCCACGACCACGGGCCCCTCGACGGGAATCGCTGCCTTCGCGGCATCCACGGCCGCTGTGGCAAATACGGCGGAGCGCTCCTTCCAGTCTGGCGCCCAACTCACGGGGGGCTGAATGTTGCCGGACGCACCCTGCGTAAAGACACACACCGCTTGTGGCCCGAACTCCTTCGTGACGTATTCCGCGATCACACCAGGAAAATCCGCCGACCAGGTGTGAATCTTGATGCGATCGTGCAGGCAGGGGTGGCAGGTGAAGTTCACCAGCGACCCGAGCATTTTTCCATCCCGCGTATCAAACCGCACCAGCCACAGCTCCGGGTCAATGACCCCTTCGCTGCCGAGCACCTGCGGCACCTGCTTGAGATCGTTCAACTTCTTGAGCCAGGTGTTCAGCACAAGCCCGTCCGACTTGGAAATCAGCCGGCGGTTGATGTGCCCCTCCAGGACCAGCGAGCGCCCGATCGACATGCGGGCGGGCTGCAGCGCTTGGTTCGCCCGGACGATGCTGTCGGCGATCAGCTTGGGCAGGGTGTCGATGTAGGCTTTGTTGGCCGTGGCCTTGTCGCCGTCGGCCGGGATCAGCGGGGAGCTATGGTTGTGGCTCGGGCAAACCAGCACCGCATCGCGCGTGATGTCCGTCTGCTGGGTCACGAGCGCGATGGCTCGATCCGCCAAGTCGTGACGAATTTTCACCAGGTCCACGCCCACGATGACGAGCTTCTTGCCGCCACTCTCGACAACCATCGCCCGCGCCCGTAGCGGATCATCGGTGCCAGTGCTCGTCGGTCCTCCCGGACCCGTAATGATGGCTCCCACCGGTGGTGTGATGTCTACCTGGCCAAAGCCAGCCTTCAATTCACCTGGCGCCGCCTCCCCTCCGGCAGCAAAGCCAACCAGACACATCCACGTCGTGAGAAAGCAGACGCACGCGGCTCCGCGTGAGGAAAGCGAGGCAGCTTTATGTTTCATCGAGCTAATCCTACGCTCATTGAGGTTGGATGGAATGAATGACGCGCATTGCGGGGCAACGCTTCATGACTTCGGTTGCCGCATTGCTGCCGAGCAATAGCCGTGAGGGCAAACTACTTATCCGATCGCCGCAATGGCGCCATGCTCAAGGCCCTAAGCCTTGAGCATGCCTGTACACGCTTCGCCTGCTCAAGCCTGAGGGGCTTGAGCATGGCACCCACTCGTTTGGGATCGGACTAGGCGTGCCTCGACGGCCCGGTCTATTTCGCCGTCAGGGGCGAGGCCACCGGGTGCATGGTGGCATCTTCGCCGAACCGACGGGCGCGATAGATGCGCAACCCGTGCGATGCGTGATACAGCCCGCCACATTCCTGGTCGAGATCCTTGGTCATCTCGAACATCTTCAACAGCGAGACGCAGGCCCTGACCATCCAAGGTTTCGACAGCTCCTCGTCGGGCAGACAAACCGCCAGGAACTCGAACGTGTGGCCTGTGTTGTTAAGCCGCAGCGCCACGTCCCCCGCGGTGCCCGAGCGCTGGAAGTAGTTGGTTGAGAACGAGCCGTCGGGCTGCTGGTACATCCGCGCGGCCTGTACGCATTCGTCGATCATCTTCTGGGCCGCCGCCCAGCCGCCATCCAACGGCCCGCCGGCGCGAAGCCGACGATTGACCGCCACGGCCAGGGTGTACATCCGGTGCGAGCCGCCGCAGGCCGCCTCGCCCAGGTTGGAAATTTGACGCGGCGTTTCCATCGCCACCAGCCGGTCGATGTTCCACTTGCTGCCGTCGCGCGCCACCCAAGAATGATCCGGCGGCATATAGGTACACAGCGCCATCAACGTCCAAGTGGCTTCCATGCCGTCGCGCGTGTCCCACTCGGCTTGCGTCAGCAGATCGCGCACATGGTAGGTTGTGCCGTTGACAATCAGCGGCGTGTCCATTGGCACGCCACACTGGGACATGTAGCCGACCCACTGGTCCTCGTGCCCCGAACCGACCTTGCTGCCGGGATCAAGCGGCGACTCAAGCCCTTTTTCGCCGGGGGTGAAGACCCAGCCTTTGAACTCGCCACCGTTCAAAATCCAGTCGAGGCCTTTGGTGACGGGCTGACCGTCAACGCTTAATTGCAGGTCATAGCCGTAGGACAACACGCCATGAACGATCTGCCAGGCGTTGTTCACCTTGGGATTCAACCGGCGGCGTTTCACCTCGTCGATCACGGCGTCGAGCCGGGCCTTCAATTGCTCGTCGCTGGGCAGAGCGGTCGACGCAGCTGGCGCCGGTGCGGTGGGCGACGACGTCGCCGAGGTGTCATTGCACCCGGTCAAAAACAAGGCCCCGGCGTATACGCCCAGCAACCCGACACTCGACAGCACCACGCCACGCCACGACCGAACGAACAAAGACATAAAGCCAATTCTCGTAAACTACTGGGAGAGACCGCGATTTAACCACGGCCGAGAAGACACCGACCCGCATCGTGCCCGACCGACGAATATTCCACTGTTTCGGACCTTAACAGCCGAGGGTACATCTTTCCAGTCGAAGGTCGGGTGGTGACGATGTTCCAGGTCGCGAAAACCGCGCAACAAAGCAAGATGTGCCAACCACTTGCTGCAAATGCGCGCCCGATTGCCCAACCATCAGGCGGGGAATGCGTAAAATAGCTCCAGAATGCTTGCGATCGGTCGCTGGCTCGCAGGGTGCGAACCGGCCGAAGGTCGCCCGGCCCCAAGGGGCTAACGAGTAGCCTCCAGACATGTACATGCCGTTTGATCCCATCTATTTCGTGTTCCTGGCGCCGGCGCTGTTGCTGGCGATGTGGGCGCAATTTCGTGTGAAGTCGGCCTATGCCGTCGCCCAGCAAATCCCGGCCAGTTTGTCGGGAGCCGCGGCCGCGCGCCTGTTGCTGAATCACGCTGGCTTGAATGACATCAGCATCGAGGTCACGCCCGGCGAGCTGAGCGATCACTACGATCCGGGCCAGAAGGTTCTGCGGCTTAGCCCCGCGGTCTATCACAACCAGTCGATCGCGGCCGTGGGCATTGCCGCGCACGAAGCCGGCCACGCCATGCAAGACGCCGAGAGCTACGCGCTGATGATGCTGCGCAACGCGGCCGTGCCGTTGGCGAACTTTGGCGGCGGCATTAGTTCGCTGCTGTTGATGGTCGGCCTGCTGGCCCGTAGCCACACCATGATCACGATTGGCATCGTCGCCTTTTCGTGCGTGGTCTTCTTCCAGGTCGTGAATCTGCCGGTCGAGTTCGACGCCAGCAATCGCGCCAAACGCCACCTGGTGGAACTAGGCGTGATCGATCGCGACGGGCTCGAATACGTGCGCGGCGTGTTGAACGCGGCGGCCTGGACCTATGTGGCCGGCACGCTGCAATCGATCATGACGCTGCTGTACTACGTGATGCGCTTCAGCGGCGGCAGCCGCAGCGACTACGACGAGGGTTAGCCACGACGCGGGGTAACGCTCAGCCCGATCACACGCAAACACCCCTCCCTTCCAGGGAGGGGCTGGGGGAGGGCCAAGGCGTTCACAGCCAAAACGCTTCGCGCCAAAGGTTTGACCTTTGCACAAAGACATCTGGCCTTCGCGTCTTTACCCTCACCCGCTGCGCTTCGCTCCGCGACCTCTCCCTGAAAGGGAGAGGTGTCAATGCGCGGCGGCCAGCGCGCAAAGGCTACTTCTTACTTGCGGGCCAAGGGGTGCTTCATCGGCAGCCAAGCGCCGTTTTCCTTGCTGCTGGCCACCGATTGCTGGATGAAGTACATCCCTTCCACGCCGTCGTTCACATTCGGGTAAACCGTGTTCGTCTTCTCGAACGGTTTTCCCTCGGCCCTCAGCGCCATGTCGTCGAAGGACGCGCGATAGACATTGGCAAAGGCCTCGAAGAACGCCTCGGGGTGCCCGCCCGGCAAGCGGCACGCCGCCTTGGCGCCACCGGTCATGTAATCGGCGTTCGGGTTGCGCGTGTAGATGTTCATCGGCTGCCCGTTGCGACGCACGATCAGCTTGTTCGGCTCTTCCTGGTGCCATTCGAGCGAGCCCTTGGTGCCGTCGATTTCGATGAACAAATCGTTCTCGCGACCATGACTGATCTGCGAAGCGGTCACCGTGCCTAGCGCGCCGTTCTCGAACCGGACCATCGCGCAACCATAATCGTCGAGCTGACGGCCCGGCACGAAAATCTTGAGATGGCAACTGATCGTTTCGGGCAGCAAGCCGGTCGTGTAGCGAGCCAAGTTGTAAGCGTGCGTGCCGATGTCGCCAAAGCAACCCGCGATGCCGCTCTTGGACGGATCGGTTCGCCAGGCGGCTTGCTTCTGCGAGTCTTGTTCCAGCCGAGTGCGCAGCCAGCCTTGGATGTAGCAGGACCGGATGGCGTTGATCTCGCCCAGGTCGCCGTTCAAGATCATCTCGCGCGCTTGACGCACCAGCGGATAGCCGGTGTAGTTGTGGCTGACCGCGAACACCACGCCCGACTTCTTGACCGTCTCGGCCAAGGTTTCGGCCTGGGCCAGATCGAACGTCATCGGCTTGTCACAGATGACGTTGAAGCCGGCGTCGACGGCGGCCTTGGCGATGGCAAAGTGGGTGTGGTTCGGCGTGGCCACCGAGACAAAGTCGATGCGCTCGCTGGCCGGCAACTTGGTCTCGCTGGCAACCAGTTCAGTGATGGAACCATAGGCCCGCGCCGCCGGAATATCGTAGTCGGCAGCCGAGGCCTTGGCCTTGGCCGGATCGCTGGACAGCGCGCCGGCGACCAAGGCGGCCCGGTTGTCGAGCACGGCGGCCGTGCAATGGACGCGACCGATAAAGGAGCCCGCGCCGCCCCCGACCAACGCCATGCGCAGTTTGCGATTCAATGAACCATTCGTGGGCATGACCGATGCTCCTTGCTCGACCGGAAATAAGTTTGGCGGCTAGCGACCCAAGACCAACGGGTGATTTCCGTGGCACCGCCGTTGGTTTCGGGTTTCGACCCTATATAACAGCGCCATCGGCCCAGAGTAAGCCCCGAGATGCAGCCCTTGATTTTCTCGCCAACTCCCCATTGTCCGGCCGCCGATCGAGCATCGATCCCAGACGCAAAACTATGGAATATCTTCGAGCCGAACGCTAGGATGGCAGCCACTGGTTCGCAAGTCGGGGTAGTGCTTTTCGAGCTTGCCCTGGCCGTCTGGAATGGACGGTCGGCGCGAACCCATCGTCATCGTTAAACCACTCTTCTTCCGTTCAAGGAGCGTCCTTCATGATTCGACGCATGCTGTTCAGCCGCGTGACTTGGGTGATCGCAGGGATTGCCATCGGCCTGGGAGTGAGCGCTTTGATCCCCCAGCAAACGGTCCAGGCCACCGCCACGGATCGAGGTGAAAACTTCGCCATTGCCACCGGCTCGTGCGACGGCACGACCGACGCCATCTTTACGCTTGACTTCCTGACCGGCGATCTGCGCGGCGCGGTCATCCACCCAGTCACCAAAGGCTTGGCCGCGGTCATGCAACACAACGTGTTGAAGGACTTGAAGGTCGAAGCCGGCAAGCAGCCCAAGTTTCTGATCGTGACCGCCGCGTGCGACTTGCGCTCGATGGGCGGCATCCAGATGGCCCAGAGCATTTTGTGCGTCACGGAATTGGGAAGTGGCGTGATGGCGCTGTATGGCTTCCACTACAGCCCGGCGGTCACCAACAGCCGAACTGGCACGCCGGCCCAGTTGGAGTTTCTGCCGTTGCTCGTGACCAGCATTCGCAACACCCAAGTCCGTGGACAGTAGCAGTGGCCACCACACCGGTGCAGATCACCCTCAACGGCCAGCCACGGTGCATCGAGGCCGGCGCCACGGTGTCGCTGTTGCTGGCCGAGTTGGGCATCAAGGCGCCCCACGTGGCCGTCGAGGTGAACCTGAACCTGGTGCCGCGCGCCGAACATCCGCGCCACGTGCTGCGCGCCGGCGACGCGGTCGAGGTCGTCACGCTAGCTGGCGGCGGCTAGGCGGCGCGGCGCAACATCAGGTGTCTTCTCTTGGTTGACTGGAATTGATCTTCTCTTATGGCTACCGACGTCGCCCCCTCGAACGATACCGCGATTGATGACGACCGCTTCCAACTGGGCCGGCACTGGCTGACCAGTCGGCTGATCGTTGGCACCGGCAAGTACTCGTCTTACGAGTTGATGGGGGAATCGCTCCGCGCTTCGGGGACCGAATGCGTAACGGTGGCCGTGCGGCGTGAACGGCTGGTCGACTCGGCCGGTCGCAACTTGCTGGATCACCTGGACACGTCGCGCTATATCCTGCTGCCGAACACGGCTGGCTGCTTCACCGCGGACGATGCCGTGCGCGTGGCGCGGTTGGGGCGTGAAATCCTCAGCGGCCTGAACAACCCCGGCGCCGACTGGGTGAAACTGGAAGTCTTGGCCGATACCAAGACGCTGCTGCCTGACCCCGTGGCGACCTTGGAAGCGACGAAGCGACTGGTGGCGGACGGCTTTCAGGTGCTTTGTTACACGACCGACGATCCGGTGATTGCGCGGCAATTGAAGCAAGCCGGCGCTACCAGCGTGATGCCCGCCGGCAGCCCGATCGGCTCGGGGCAGGGGGTTCTGAACGCGAACAACATCCGCATCTGCCTCGAATACCTGAAGCAAGACGACCCGGACTATCCGGTCATCGTCGATGCCGGCGTGGGGACGGCCAGCGACGTGGCCTTTGCCATGGAGCTAGGCGTCGACGGCGTGCTGCTGAACACGGCCATCGCCCACGCGGCCGATCCGGTTCGCATGGCGCGGGCCATGCAAGCGGCCTGCGCGGCCGGCCGGTTGGCATACCGCTCGGGGCGCATTCCGCGGCGATTGTACGCCACGGCCAGCAGCCCCGACGAAGGCACCATCGCCCCCTCTCGGCGGCGATAACCGAAGAAATGCCAATTGAACCGCAGAGGCGCAGAGGACGCAGAGAAGACACGGAGAGCAAAACTATGAGGAGGAGCGTGAACGACGTTTCGTGCTCTAGTCGCTGGGCCATAGGCCCGCGCGAATGCGATTTTTCGTCATAGCGCGCAATAAAAAACCCAGGAGGTGAAACCCCTGGGCTTGTGTTAGTGATTGATTTGTCGCGCACCGAGCGGCTTAGGCCGACGGACGGCGGTAGTGCTGGTAGGCCATCAGCACTTCGTACAGGTCGCTCGACAAGGTCACCTCGTCGTCGGCGAAGTCACGCAACCAGGTCCGGCGGCTTTCCACCGCGTCGGCCAGCAAGTGGGCGACGTCGCGCAGCCGCACGCGAACTGTATCGTTTTGCTCGGGAGCGGCGGCCACCGAGGTGCGAAGTTTATCCGGGCCGTAATAGACACGCAGTTGGGCTCGAGCCATCGGGGACGCTTCCTTACGACGTGAGGTGTTCCAGCCCGTCGAAAATGACGGCACTTTTTTGCCCGCCCTGTTGCGTCCTACTTATCGGTTGTACGCATGGCGCAAGTTTGGAGTTTTTCTGCCGATTAAACATTTTTTTCGGCGCAGCAAAGCTAGCGGACCTGGGCACGGCGACAGCATTAAACCGACGGTAACGGTATTTGCTTCCACCCCTAGCGCCGGCGGTCTGAAGCTTGACAGTCGCCCAGGCAATCCATAGATTGCCAAATCGATTAAACCGGTTGATCTGTTGTGGTTGCGCGAACTTGACTGTCTCCGGTTCGATCGATCGACATGCGAGACGCTCCGAGTGAGAGGAGCGTCTTGGTGATCGGCCGCCCCGCGGCTCGAACGGTGGTGGGGAATGATTTGCTAGCAGGCCGATCGTGCCTGTCGGCTCGGGGCGCTCGGGTCAAGAGCGCGAATCACGGGATCGCCACTGCCGCCCGCCATCGCAAGCATTGCTGCTGGGTGGGCGGAAATCGCGGTTCGACGGAACGGGAGCGTATGCCCAATTTGCCGGTTATCGATCTGGGTCAGATTGCCGCCGCCGTGCGGTTACCGCTGGCGCGCGTCGAAGCCGTCGTCGGCCTGCTCGACGCTGGCAATACGGTGCCGTTCATCACGCGCTACCGCAAGGACCAGACGGGCGGGCTCGACGAAGAGCAAATCCGCGCCGTGCAAGAGCGCGTAATCAAAGAACGCCTGCTGGCCGAGCGCAAGCAGACGATTCTCCGCTCGATCGAGTCGCAAGGCCGGCTGACCCCCGAGTTGTCGGCGGCCATCGCCAAGGCCGACACCACCAAGCGACTCGAAGACTTGTACCTGCCGTACAAGCCCAAGAAACAAACCCTCGCCACCACGGCCCGGCAGCGCGAACTGGAACCGTTGGCGCTGGAAATCCTGAACGCCGACTCGGCCTGCGCCGACCTCGACGCGCGAGCGCGCGATTTCGTCAACCCGGACAAGCACGTCGGCTCGGCGGCCGACGCGCTGCTGGGGGCGGGTCACATCCTGGCCGAGATGTTCAGCGAGCGGGCCGATCTGCGCGAACGTCTGCGGCCGATCTTCGACCGCTCGGGACGAATCATCACTAGCGCCATCGAGCAAGAGTCCAAGAAGACTTCCGAGCCAGCGGCGCCAGCCAAGGAAGCTGAAACCCAGGAGGCGTCCGCGGACGAGTCGATTCCCGCGCCGGCCGTGGCCTCGACGACTGTTGAACCCGAGGCCGAAGCGCCAACCGACCCCGAACCCGCCCCCTCGGAACCATCCGTAGCTGCCGAACTGGCGAGCACGGCTGTCGAAACCACCTCGGAGACCAGTGCCGCCGTGGCCGAGGCTCCCGCGCCGACAGACAGTGCGGCTCCTGCCCCGGCCATGGCCAAGCCGGCCAAGGGGGAAGCGGGCAAGAAGAAAAAGGCCACCGATCTGCGCAAGCAGCGGAAGCTCGATCGCCAGAAAGAGCGTCAGGCCTGGCTGCAGCGCGCGTTCCGCGACTATTTCAACTTCAGCGACGAGCTGGGGAAGATTCCGCCCCACCGCATTCTGGCCATCAACCGGGGCGAGCGGGCGCGGATCCTGCGCATCAAGATTGAGTTCGACGTCGCCGGTATGCAACAGGCCGCCGAGGACTTGCTCGTGCCGGCCGTGCATCCGCACGCCGAGTTTCTGCGCGGCTGCGTCCGTGACGCGCTGACGCGGCTGGTGTTGCCGAGCCTGGAACGTGAAGTCCGCCGCGAGTTGACTGATCTGGCCGAAGAGCACGCGGTCGAGGTGTTCATCCAGAACCTGCGCAAGTTGTTGTTGCAAGCGCCGGTCCACGAGCGCCGTTTGCTGGCGATCGACCCGGGCTTCAAGAGCGGTTGCAAGCTGGCCGCGCTCGACGAGTTCGGCAACCTGCTGGATCACGGCCTGATCAACATCATTGGCAAGGAAGAGCGCCAGGCCGAAGCTCGCCAGAAAGCTGTCGAACTGATCGACAAGCATCAACTGAACACGATTGTCATCGGCAACGGCACGGCTTGCCGGGCGACCGAGCAATTTGTGGCTGGGCTGCTGGCCGGCGAACTGACGGGACGAAGCATCAGCTACACGATCGTCAACGAAGCGGGGGCCAGCGTCTATTCGACCAGCCAGGTCGGCCGCGCCGAGTTTCCCAATTACGACGCCACGCTGCGCGGGGCCATTTCGATTGGTCGTCGCTTGCAGGATCCGCTGAGCGAGCTGGTCAAGATCGACCCGGCCAACATCGGCGTGGGCATGTATCAGCACGACATGAAGGCCAAGCACCTCAAGGATTCGCTCGACGCGGTCGTCGAATCGGCGGTGAACTTTGTCGGCGTCGATCTGAACACGGCCAGCGCGTCGCTATTGCGCTATGTGTCTGGGCTGAATCAACTGACGGCCCAGCGGCTGGTCGAGCACCGCACCGCGAACGGCCCGTTCCGCAATCGCGAGCAACTCAAGGAAGTCAACGGCATCGGCGACGGCACTTTTGTCCAGGCGGCGGGCTTTTTGAAAATTGCCGGCGGCGACAACCCGCTGGACACGACCTGGATTCATCCCGAAAGCTACACGGCGGCCACGGCCGTGCTGTCCAAGGTCGAGGCCGCGCCGACCGACCTGCTCGACAAAGAGCGGGCCGCGTCGCTGGCCCAGCGCACCGGTCAATTGCAGGTCGACCCATTGGCTGGGGAATTGAGCCTGGGCGCGCTCACGCTGCGGGACATCATTGCCCAGCTTGGCCGCCCCGGCCGCGACCCGCGCGAATCGCTGCCGCCGCCGATGTTCAAGCAGGGGATTATCAAGGTTGACGATCTGACGCCGGGCATGGAGTTGGCCGGCACGGTGCTGAACGTGGTCGACTTCGGCGCGTTCGTCGACATCGGGCTGAAGGACAGCGGGCTCGTCCACATCAGCCAGTTGGCCGATCGGTACGTCAAGGATCCGCACGAAGTCGTCTCGGTCGGCGATATGGTGAAGGTCTGGGTGATCGAAGTCGACAAGCAGCGCCGCCGCGTGTCGTTGACAATGATCGAGCCCGGCACGCGCCGCCCACCGCCACAACGCCGCGGCCGCGACGAACAGTCCGGCGAGCAACAAGCAGGCGAACAGGGGGGCGGGCAGCAGCGCCCACCGCAACAACAGCGATCATCTGCTCAGCAGGGCTCTTCGGGCCAACAACGTCCGCCACGCTCGGCGCAACAACAACCGCAGCGTTCCCACGCGGCTGGCGGTCGACCGCCGCAGCAGCGCCATGAATACGCCAAGGGGCGTCCGGAAAAGTCGCGCGCGCCGGCCCAGTTCACGTCAAAGCCGCAGCCCAAAGAGATCGTGCCGCTGACCGAGGCGATGAAAAAAGGGAAAGCCCCGCTGCGGACGTTCGGCGATCTGAAGCAGTTCTTCACCCAGCAGCCAACCGAAGCCGAACCCAAGCCGCCGGAATCCGAAAAGCCTGCGGAATAGACCGCGCTTCGGTCAATGGTCGCCCTGCGTCCATGTCATGCGTCGCGCGCGACAAACACCCCTCCCTTTCAGGGAGGGGCAGGGGGGAGGGTCAAGGCGCTCTCGGCCTGACACGCTTCAACAACTGGCGGTTTGCCAAATCGTCAGCGTTCTGGCGGGTAATGCGTTTACCCTCCCTGAAAGGGAGGGATGTTCACCACTTGGCCTGCGACGCCAAAGAAGTCGCATACGGTTGCCATCAAGCGATCCTTCAGCGGCGCAAGCCTGGTTCGACCAGCAACCGGCCGGCGACGTGGCCGCCGCGAATCTTTTCGATCCACTCGGGCATCTCATCCAGGCTGGCCGTCGCCGCGACCAGCTCGTCGAGCTTCGCCGGTCGCCAGGGGCCGGCCAGTTTTTCCCACGTGGCCAAGCGCAGCGGCATCGCGCATTCGACCGAATCGATGCCGGCCAGTGTGACGTTCCGCAAGATGAAGGGGTAAACCGTCAGCGGCAAGTCAGTGCCGCCGACCAGTCCGCACGCCGCCGCGCAGCCGTTCCGCTTCAACGTGCGAACGACGGTCGAGAGCATCGACCCGCCGACGGTGTCGACCGCGCCGGCCCAACGCTCGGCCAGCATTGGCTTGTTGCTGGCGTCGGTCACCTCGGCACGGTCGATGACTTCGGCCGCGCCCAGCTTCTTCAACCAGTCGCGCGAGGCCGGCTTGCCCGAGACGGCCGTGACGTGATAGCCCAGCTTGGCCAGGATGGCGACCGCCACACAGCCGACGCCGCCACTGGCGCCGGTGACCAGCACCGGCCCGCTGGTCGGCGGGACTTCGGCGCATTCAAGCGCGGCCACGCAAAGCGCGGCCGTGAAGCCCGCCGTGCCGTAGATCATCGCGTCGCGCAGACTCATGCCGCGCGGCAGCTTCACGACCCAGCCGGCCGGCACACGAATCCGCTCGGCAAAACCACCCCAGGTGTTCTGTCCCTGATCAAACCCGGTGACCAGCACCTCGTCGCCGGGGCGAAGGTCCGGGCTCTTGCTTTCGAGCACCACGCCCGAGGCGTCGATCCCCAGCACGTGCGGGAACTTGCGGGTCACGCCGGGGT includes the following:
- a CDS encoding thiazole synthase: MATDVAPSNDTAIDDDRFQLGRHWLTSRLIVGTGKYSSYELMGESLRASGTECVTVAVRRERLVDSAGRNLLDHLDTSRYILLPNTAGCFTADDAVRVARLGREILSGLNNPGADWVKLEVLADTKTLLPDPVATLEATKRLVADGFQVLCYTTDDPVIARQLKQAGATSVMPAGSPIGSGQGVLNANNIRICLEYLKQDDPDYPVIVDAGVGTASDVAFAMELGVDGVLLNTAIAHAADPVRMARAMQAACAAGRLAYRSGRIPRRLYATASSPDEGTIAPSRRR
- a CDS encoding helix-hairpin-helix domain-containing protein, whose amino-acid sequence is MPNLPVIDLGQIAAAVRLPLARVEAVVGLLDAGNTVPFITRYRKDQTGGLDEEQIRAVQERVIKERLLAERKQTILRSIESQGRLTPELSAAIAKADTTKRLEDLYLPYKPKKQTLATTARQRELEPLALEILNADSACADLDARARDFVNPDKHVGSAADALLGAGHILAEMFSERADLRERLRPIFDRSGRIITSAIEQESKKTSEPAAPAKEAETQEASADESIPAPAVASTTVEPEAEAPTDPEPAPSEPSVAAELASTAVETTSETSAAVAEAPAPTDSAAPAPAMAKPAKGEAGKKKKATDLRKQRKLDRQKERQAWLQRAFRDYFNFSDELGKIPPHRILAINRGERARILRIKIEFDVAGMQQAAEDLLVPAVHPHAEFLRGCVRDALTRLVLPSLEREVRRELTDLAEEHAVEVFIQNLRKLLLQAPVHERRLLAIDPGFKSGCKLAALDEFGNLLDHGLINIIGKEERQAEARQKAVELIDKHQLNTIVIGNGTACRATEQFVAGLLAGELTGRSISYTIVNEAGASVYSTSQVGRAEFPNYDATLRGAISIGRRLQDPLSELVKIDPANIGVGMYQHDMKAKHLKDSLDAVVESAVNFVGVDLNTASASLLRYVSGLNQLTAQRLVEHRTANGPFRNREQLKEVNGIGDGTFVQAAGFLKIAGGDNPLDTTWIHPESYTAATAVLSKVEAAPTDLLDKERAASLAQRTGQLQVDPLAGELSLGALTLRDIIAQLGRPGRDPRESLPPPMFKQGIIKVDDLTPGMELAGTVLNVVDFGAFVDIGLKDSGLVHISQLADRYVKDPHEVVSVGDMVKVWVIEVDKQRRRVSLTMIEPGTRRPPPQRRGRDEQSGEQQAGEQGGGQQRPPQQQRSSAQQGSSGQQRPPRSAQQQPQRSHAAGGRPPQQRHEYAKGRPEKSRAPAQFTSKPQPKEIVPLTEAMKKGKAPLRTFGDLKQFFTQQPTEAEPKPPESEKPAE
- a CDS encoding ADP-ribosylation factor-directed GTPase activating protein isoform b translates to MSLFVRSWRGVVLSSVGLLGVYAGALFLTGCNDTSATSSPTAPAPAASTALPSDEQLKARLDAVIDEVKRRRLNPKVNNAWQIVHGVLSYGYDLQLSVDGQPVTKGLDWILNGGEFKGWVFTPGEKGLESPLDPGSKVGSGHEDQWVGYMSQCGVPMDTPLIVNGTTYHVRDLLTQAEWDTRDGMEATWTLMALCTYMPPDHSWVARDGSKWNIDRLVAMETPRQISNLGEAACGGSHRMYTLAVAVNRRLRAGGPLDGGWAAAQKMIDECVQAARMYQQPDGSFSTNYFQRSGTAGDVALRLNNTGHTFEFLAVCLPDEELSKPWMVRACVSLLKMFEMTKDLDQECGGLYHASHGLRIYRARRFGEDATMHPVASPLTAK
- a CDS encoding neutral/alkaline non-lysosomal ceramidase N-terminal domain-containing protein; the protein is MKHKAASLSSRGAACVCFLTTWMCLVGFAAGGEAAPGELKAGFGQVDITPPVGAIITGPGGPTSTGTDDPLRARAMVVESGGKKLVIVGVDLVKIRHDLADRAIALVTQQTDITRDAVLVCPSHNHSSPLIPADGDKATANKAYIDTLPKLIADSIVRANQALQPARMSIGRSLVLEGHINRRLISKSDGLVLNTWLKKLNDLKQVPQVLGSEGVIDPELWLVRFDTRDGKMLGSLVNFTCHPCLHDRIKIHTWSADFPGVIAEYVTKEFGPQAVCVFTQGASGNIQPPVSWAPDWKERSAVFATAAVDAAKAAIPVEGPVVVDYARRDIDVPRCNAEAQRPGAISRLGWRPESFEGAKRTAAAMPHLLNVPVSAARIGPFAIATNAGELFVEWGILVKKRSPFPHTILSELTNDWVGYEPTELAFQHEGYETLAGANFVALEGIQKLVDTAVEMLDELWKKGNGPN
- a CDS encoding Gfo/Idh/MocA family oxidoreductase, whose amino-acid sequence is MALVGGGAGSFIGRVHCTAAVLDNRAALVAGALSSDPAKAKASAADYDIPAARAYGSITELVASETKLPASERIDFVSVATPNHTHFAIAKAAVDAGFNVICDKPMTFDLAQAETLAETVKKSGVVFAVSHNYTGYPLVRQAREMILNGDLGEINAIRSCYIQGWLRTRLEQDSQKQAAWRTDPSKSGIAGCFGDIGTHAYNLARYTTGLLPETISCHLKIFVPGRQLDDYGCAMVRFENGALGTVTASQISHGRENDLFIEIDGTKGSLEWHQEEPNKLIVRRNGQPMNIYTRNPNADYMTGGAKAACRLPGGHPEAFFEAFANVYRASFDDMALRAEGKPFEKTNTVYPNVNDGVEGMYFIQQSVASSKENGAWLPMKHPLARK
- the thiS gene encoding sulfur carrier protein ThiS, which codes for MQITLNGQPRCIEAGATVSLLLAELGIKAPHVAVEVNLNLVPRAEHPRHVLRAGDAVEVVTLAGGG
- a CDS encoding zinc metallopeptidase; this translates as MYMPFDPIYFVFLAPALLLAMWAQFRVKSAYAVAQQIPASLSGAAAARLLLNHAGLNDISIEVTPGELSDHYDPGQKVLRLSPAVYHNQSIAAVGIAAHEAGHAMQDAESYALMMLRNAAVPLANFGGGISSLLLMVGLLARSHTMITIGIVAFSCVVFFQVVNLPVEFDASNRAKRHLVELGVIDRDGLEYVRGVLNAAAWTYVAGTLQSIMTLLYYVMRFSGGSRSDYDEG